One part of the Bacteroidia bacterium genome encodes these proteins:
- a CDS encoding sulfatase, with the protein MNFPKSLLGFLILSVGIFYSFQEPQKKKRTAKPNILFIMSDDHAYQAISAYSNRLTQTPNIDRIAKEGMLFTNACVTNSICAPSRAVILTGKHSHLNGKIDNHFPFDTNNVTFPQILHQNGYQTAMFGKLHFGNSPKGFDQFKILPGQGTYYNPDFITKHEGRINVTGYTTDIITDMTLDWLDNERDTTQPFFLAYLHKAPHREWLPPERHYKEFTKKTFPEPANLFDNYEGRGSAAKEAEMNLLTHMNWAGDSKVYPEVMDELGIPETAGWDKGAFNREVGRQNEEQRAKWDAVYRPIIEDFKQKYPNMTEEEKMKWRYQRYMQDYLGSIAAVDDGVGEVLKYLDENGLAENTIVVYTSDQGFYLGEHGWFDKRFIYDESFKTPLMVRWPEVIDPGSVNTQMVQNLDFAQTFLSAANIPAPNDMQGVSLLPLWEGNTEGFRDAVYYHYYEYPSIHMVKRHYGIVTEDYKLIHFYYDVNEWELYDRKKDPMEMKNQFDNPEYAEIVADLKNRLADLRVQYKDSPELDQMYIDKYKKKIKRAKKIKKNK; encoded by the coding sequence ATGAATTTTCCCAAAAGTTTGCTTGGGTTCCTGATCTTATCTGTTGGAATTTTTTATTCCTTTCAGGAGCCTCAAAAAAAGAAGAGAACTGCCAAACCGAACATTCTCTTCATTATGTCTGATGATCATGCCTATCAGGCGATCAGTGCGTATTCAAATCGACTTACCCAGACACCCAATATTGACCGCATAGCCAAAGAAGGCATGCTATTCACCAATGCCTGTGTTACCAATTCTATTTGTGCTCCTTCAAGGGCAGTGATCCTTACCGGTAAACACAGCCACCTAAATGGGAAGATAGATAATCATTTTCCTTTCGATACCAATAATGTGACCTTTCCTCAGATCCTACACCAAAACGGCTATCAAACAGCCATGTTTGGGAAACTTCATTTTGGGAATAGTCCCAAAGGATTTGATCAGTTTAAGATATTGCCAGGCCAGGGAACCTATTACAATCCAGACTTTATCACCAAACATGAAGGTCGTATCAATGTAACAGGTTATACGACCGATATCATCACGGATATGACCCTGGATTGGCTGGATAATGAAAGAGATACTACTCAGCCTTTCTTCTTAGCCTACCTACACAAAGCTCCACATAGAGAATGGCTCCCACCAGAGAGACATTATAAAGAGTTCACCAAAAAGACCTTTCCGGAACCGGCCAATCTTTTTGATAATTATGAAGGAAGAGGTAGCGCGGCTAAAGAAGCTGAAATGAATCTGCTTACCCATATGAATTGGGCAGGGGACTCCAAGGTATATCCCGAAGTAATGGATGAGTTGGGGATACCGGAAACAGCAGGCTGGGACAAGGGAGCTTTTAACCGAGAAGTAGGACGACAAAATGAGGAGCAGCGCGCCAAATGGGATGCAGTCTATCGTCCCATCATTGAGGACTTTAAGCAGAAGTATCCCAATATGACAGAAGAGGAAAAAATGAAGTGGAGGTACCAACGCTATATGCAGGATTATCTCGGAAGTATAGCTGCAGTGGATGATGGTGTAGGGGAAGTATTAAAGTATTTGGATGAAAATGGATTAGCCGAAAATACAATTGTGGTGTATACTTCTGATCAGGGATTTTACCTGGGAGAACATGGATGGTTTGATAAAAGATTCATTTATGATGAGTCCTTTAAAACCCCCTTAATGGTTCGCTGGCCCGAAGTCATAGATCCGGGTTCAGTCAATACACAGATGGTTCAGAATCTGGATTTTGCCCAGACCTTCCTTTCTGCTGCTAATATTCCTGCCCCAAATGATATGCAAGGAGTAAGCCTTCTACCATTATGGGAAGGAAATACAGAAGGCTTTAGAGATGCGGTTTATTACCACTATTATGAGTATCCGTCTATCCATATGGTAAAAAGACATTATGGGATTGTAACGGAAGACTACAAATTGATCCACTTCTATTATGATGTGAATGAATGGGAACTTTATGATCGGAAAAAGGACCCCATGGAGATGAAAAATCAATTTGATAATCCGGAGTACGCAGAAATTGTGGCTGACTTGAAAAATAGGCTCGCTGATCTAAGGGTACAATACAAGGACTCTCCGGAGCTAGATCAGATGTATATCGATAAGTATAAAAAGAAAATAAAGAGAGCAAAAAAAATAAAGAAAAATAAATAG
- a CDS encoding T9SS type A sorting domain-containing protein, translating to MKTCLKNSCILAFILLSNFLSAQNVLLLDSLTSLDNALQEISGFEYIHDKLIGHSDSGGENALYEISPINGSVERKIVISNATNIDWEDITADDTHIFIGDFGNNNGNRQDLKIYRISQQDFFSSDTILADTLLISYAAQLDFSSMRFQTNYDAEAMVAAGDSLYVFSKNWGNLRSYVYSLPKLPGQYELDIRDSLDVQGLLTGADYDPVADRLSFCGYTFSEAFFIDLQSPNFPAVSQSMFDKTNLPFTGVFQVESICHEDSGRLYLATEGNAAIPAFLYSFFIDKASSILTYNSAEFKVFPNPSKHSIQLEIGEAFHYELYDLQGRLMLAGKENNIELQALPRGYYWLKIVLTKSERIDIRKVLLYE from the coding sequence ATGAAAACCTGCTTAAAAAATAGCTGCATACTTGCTTTCATTCTACTCTCAAATTTCCTTTCAGCGCAAAATGTACTTTTGCTTGACTCTTTGACAAGCCTGGACAATGCTTTGCAAGAGATCTCAGGATTTGAATATATCCATGATAAATTGATTGGACATAGTGATTCCGGAGGAGAAAATGCCCTTTATGAAATCTCTCCCATCAATGGAAGCGTAGAACGCAAAATTGTCATATCAAATGCTACGAATATTGACTGGGAAGATATAACAGCAGACGATACACATATCTTTATTGGGGACTTTGGAAATAATAATGGGAATCGGCAGGACTTAAAAATCTATCGAATAAGTCAGCAGGATTTTTTCTCTTCAGACACGATTTTAGCAGATACCCTCTTAATCTCCTATGCTGCGCAGCTGGATTTTAGTTCCATGAGATTTCAGACCAATTATGATGCTGAAGCTATGGTCGCAGCCGGAGATAGTTTGTATGTGTTTTCCAAGAATTGGGGAAATCTAAGAAGTTATGTGTATAGCCTGCCCAAATTGCCCGGGCAATATGAGTTAGATATCCGAGATAGTCTGGATGTACAAGGCTTGCTGACGGGAGCCGATTATGATCCTGTTGCCGATCGCTTAAGTTTTTGTGGCTACACCTTTAGCGAAGCATTTTTTATCGATCTCCAAAGCCCGAACTTTCCTGCAGTATCACAGTCTATGTTCGATAAAACAAATCTGCCTTTTACAGGAGTTTTTCAAGTAGAAAGTATCTGCCATGAAGATTCTGGTCGTCTTTATCTTGCCACGGAGGGAAATGCAGCCATTCCTGCTTTTCTATATTCTTTTTTTATAGATAAGGCCTCATCAATTCTGACCTACAACTCTGCAGAATTCAAAGTTTTTCCAAACCCAAGCAAGCATAGCATACAGCTGGAAATAGGAGAAGCCTTCCATTATGAATTATATGATTTGCAAGGACGGTTGATGCTAGCGGGGAAGGAAAACAATATTGAGTTGCAGGCTCTGCCTAGAGGCTATTATTGGCTTAAGATAGTATTGACGAAATCTGAGCGAATAGATATCCGTAAAGTACTCCTTTATGAATGA
- a CDS encoding DUF4249 family protein, which translates to MRYIYLIFLFFIASCVERIDFPVEREAGIIVIDGTLSNEDVLQQVRLGATAASPRVPIPISDAQVRLFDGQGNFENYVLDPIKEGTYILMGERLKGEIDKTYYIEVELANGEIYRSRPERMLEQQAILEDIYYDFSIEKESNGQGIVFENLYINAYIDVDMSQADSSFFLKWDVEEVFLLTPTDFPDPFGYIPPPCFVYKYPSDIDLNLFDGFQNEIPRLQRLKVGRQKIDWTFREKHYFTVRQRSMNREAYEYWEKADNLLSAVGNIFDIPPAPLPGNLYNINDPEEEVLGYFDVSSTSLKRFRTFREDIPLDQILECLYSPSKRFDAYPDYCLDCLSVRNSTHTRPDFF; encoded by the coding sequence ATGAGATATATTTATTTAATATTTCTGTTTTTCATAGCCTCTTGTGTGGAGAGGATTGATTTTCCGGTCGAAAGGGAAGCAGGCATTATTGTCATTGATGGGACTTTATCAAATGAAGATGTATTGCAGCAAGTCAGGCTTGGAGCAACAGCAGCCAGCCCCAGGGTCCCCATCCCGATTTCTGATGCACAGGTCAGACTCTTTGACGGCCAGGGAAATTTCGAAAACTATGTACTTGATCCTATCAAAGAAGGAACCTATATCCTGATGGGTGAAAGATTGAAAGGCGAAATCGACAAGACTTATTATATAGAAGTCGAACTGGCAAATGGAGAAATTTACCGTTCTCGCCCGGAACGTATGCTGGAACAACAAGCAATTCTGGAAGATATTTATTATGATTTTAGCATCGAAAAAGAGAGCAATGGCCAGGGAATCGTTTTCGAAAATTTATATATCAATGCTTACATAGATGTAGATATGAGTCAGGCGGACAGCAGCTTCTTCCTTAAATGGGATGTAGAGGAAGTATTCTTGCTTACGCCAACGGACTTCCCTGACCCTTTCGGATATATCCCTCCTCCTTGTTTTGTTTATAAGTATCCCAGTGATATCGACCTCAACCTTTTTGATGGCTTTCAAAATGAAATCCCTCGCTTGCAGCGATTGAAAGTGGGACGTCAAAAAATAGACTGGACTTTTCGGGAAAAACATTATTTCACGGTTCGCCAAAGAAGTATGAATCGAGAAGCCTATGAATATTGGGAGAAGGCGGATAATCTTCTATCAGCTGTTGGAAATATTTTTGATATTCCTCCGGCTCCACTGCCCGGAAATTTATACAACATCAATGATCCGGAAGAAGAAGTTTTGGGTTATTTCGATGTCTCTTCTACAAGCTTAAAACGCTTCAGAACCTTTAGGGAAGATATACCCCTGGATCAAATTCTTGAGTGTCTATATTCGCCCAGCAAGCGATTCGATGCCTATCCGGATTATTGCCTGGATTGTCTTTCCGTCCGTAATAGCACCCATACTCGACCTGATTTTTTCTAA
- a CDS encoding M28 family peptidase translates to MRLTSLIILLFFFWIPKQSHAQTLEELLEILDEEYQAENAFHTTEYVAQFWRLAGNPGFDSSIYRVESILQAAGYQKESPDARLSYRIEKYPLRGPVWEPIDATVFIEGEEKALLSFKTNRNMLAINSFSTPETGISAEVVYVKNCSAKSLDSLDLKGKIVFTTCGTGRIFGAAVQEREAIGVVSYRIPFYNRPESHPNSISFGGMPYDAEKKSFGIKLSLAAKKRLESSLKNGKTRLQVFIKSRFVEAPELTLIAEIKGKKNPEERFVFSAHVQEPGANDNASGVGAQAEMARTAAALVQAGKVDPDRSITFLWGDEIRSTNRYIEQDMERSQHIKWGISLDMVGEDTEKTGGSFLIEKMPDPSAIWTRGEDKHTEWGASEVYESQFNPHYFNDLIEHICRARAQKNGWIVKTNPFEGGSDHQPFLDAKIPGLLLWHFTDVYYHTDGDLIDKVSAKTLKNVGISALASALFLSQEEEARAFEILQIVEKAALKRIAIEGKLSRESVAGGSAVYEEREILWAWGYWYSRLLPTVSDVLSAKPNGRLKNEIRKSIKKIGDAVIAEMSNLE, encoded by the coding sequence ATGCGCTTAACCAGCCTTATCATTTTACTCTTCTTTTTTTGGATTCCTAAACAAAGTCATGCACAAACTTTGGAAGAATTGTTGGAAATTCTGGATGAGGAATACCAGGCCGAGAATGCCTTCCACACCACTGAATATGTTGCGCAATTTTGGCGGCTAGCAGGAAACCCGGGCTTTGACTCAAGCATTTATCGAGTAGAGTCAATTCTTCAAGCTGCTGGATATCAAAAAGAATCTCCCGATGCACGTTTGAGCTATCGGATAGAAAAATATCCTTTGAGAGGACCGGTTTGGGAGCCCATAGATGCCACAGTTTTTATAGAAGGTGAAGAAAAGGCTTTGCTCAGCTTCAAGACCAATCGAAATATGTTGGCAATCAATAGTTTCTCTACTCCTGAGACAGGGATTAGTGCAGAAGTAGTCTATGTGAAAAATTGCTCGGCTAAAAGCCTTGATTCTCTGGATCTGAAAGGAAAGATTGTTTTTACGACTTGTGGGACGGGAAGAATATTTGGAGCTGCTGTACAAGAAAGAGAAGCGATAGGGGTAGTTAGCTATAGGATCCCTTTTTATAACCGTCCGGAAAGTCATCCGAATTCCATTTCATTTGGTGGTATGCCTTATGATGCCGAAAAGAAATCTTTTGGAATCAAGCTTTCTTTGGCTGCAAAGAAAAGGTTGGAGTCGAGTTTGAAAAATGGGAAAACCCGATTACAGGTTTTTATAAAATCCCGTTTTGTAGAAGCTCCGGAATTGACCTTGATTGCCGAAATCAAAGGGAAGAAAAATCCTGAAGAAAGATTTGTCTTTAGCGCGCATGTCCAGGAACCGGGAGCCAATGATAATGCAAGTGGAGTAGGGGCTCAGGCCGAAATGGCCAGAACTGCAGCTGCTCTTGTTCAAGCTGGTAAAGTTGATCCTGACCGAAGCATTACCTTCCTATGGGGGGATGAAATTCGCTCGACTAATAGATACATTGAGCAGGACATGGAAAGGAGTCAGCATATCAAATGGGGAATCAGTTTGGATATGGTTGGAGAGGATACCGAAAAAACAGGAGGAAGTTTTCTGATAGAAAAAATGCCTGATCCTTCTGCAATTTGGACGCGTGGAGAGGACAAGCATACCGAATGGGGAGCCAGTGAAGTCTACGAGAGCCAATTTAATCCTCATTATTTCAATGACCTCATCGAGCACATATGCAGAGCAAGAGCACAAAAAAATGGCTGGATTGTAAAAACAAATCCCTTCGAAGGGGGAAGCGACCACCAACCTTTTCTGGATGCAAAGATTCCCGGCTTATTGCTCTGGCATTTTACAGATGTGTATTACCATACCGATGGCGATCTGATTGATAAAGTTTCTGCTAAGACCCTCAAGAATGTAGGAATCTCAGCTTTGGCCAGCGCTTTGTTTTTAAGTCAGGAAGAAGAAGCAAGAGCATTCGAAATTCTTCAAATTGTCGAAAAGGCTGCTTTAAAACGCATTGCAATCGAAGGGAAGCTTTCCCGCGAAAGTGTTGCCGGGGGTTCTGCCGTATATGAAGAGCGCGAAATTTTATGGGCATGGGGCTATTGGTATAGTAGATTGCTACCAACGGTAAGTGATGTTTTGAGTGCTAAACCCAATGGCCGCTTAAAAAACGAGATCAGGAAGAGTATTAAAAAAATTGGAGATGCAGTAATAGCTGAAATGAGCAATCTCGAATAA
- a CDS encoding sigma-70 family RNA polymerase sigma factor — protein MKSRHTQQEEFLKIVDQYKKLIFKISNAYCTEPQDRQDLRQEIILQLWKAFPKYDDQYALSTWIYRIALHVSISYRRKENRRKKLKPHPPDPILASREAEQQLEKDENLNRLNRFIAGLKKLDKALMILYLEGKSHAEISEILGLTKSNVGTKINRIKEKLKKYFARKKH, from the coding sequence GTGAAATCAAGACACACACAGCAAGAGGAATTTTTAAAGATTGTTGATCAGTACAAAAAACTGATCTTTAAGATTTCCAATGCATACTGCACGGAGCCCCAGGATCGTCAGGATTTAAGGCAAGAGATCATTCTGCAATTATGGAAAGCTTTTCCCAAATACGATGATCAATATGCCCTGAGTACCTGGATTTATCGAATCGCCTTACACGTTTCCATTTCCTACCGACGGAAAGAGAACCGAAGGAAGAAACTGAAACCTCATCCACCTGATCCCATTCTGGCATCTCGTGAAGCAGAGCAGCAATTGGAAAAAGATGAGAACCTGAATCGACTTAACCGATTTATTGCCGGATTGAAAAAACTGGATAAGGCCTTGATGATCCTCTATCTGGAAGGGAAGAGCCATGCAGAGATCTCAGAGATTCTGGGACTTACGAAAAGCAATGTGGGAACCAAGATCAATCGGATCAAAGAAAAATTGAAGAAATATTTTGCCAGAAAAAAACACTAA
- a CDS encoding ATP-grasp domain-containing protein — protein MQRKQSILILGARAPVALELCRSLGKKGHIVIMADSMRFPLGRWSKYAHAYVKLPSPNAFPKQYVDALRKIHQEHSIDFCLPTCEEVFHLSKALAELPFSVWLDQISLMDRLHNKWTFSQWKESPFCFPQTLLMKDFENWENSKEYVFKPKYSRFGEQTLINLSEMKVKAKLKQAKDWIVQEKIEGEEICVYSLWKNGKLLAFSIYKLACRHKGGAALLFQPLWKQKVYEAVRSFGESLNFSGQLSFDMIQTKEKIYVIECNPRATSGLHLLADGIAAAIIDEEPHILTDQQRARSLKTAILFSNPFYFTRKEVRRSKDAVFSLEDPKAFFFQILGLLEFLYRSLRYNISFTQSMTYDIAFDGLGD, from the coding sequence ATGCAGAGAAAACAGAGCATTTTGATTTTGGGAGCCCGAGCGCCCGTGGCTTTGGAATTATGTCGAAGTCTGGGGAAAAAAGGGCATATCGTCATAATGGCTGATTCTATGCGATTCCCCTTGGGGAGATGGAGTAAATATGCCCATGCTTATGTTAAACTTCCATCTCCCAATGCTTTCCCAAAACAATATGTTGATGCCCTGAGGAAAATACATCAGGAGCATTCAATTGATTTCTGTTTACCTACCTGTGAAGAAGTTTTCCATCTGAGTAAAGCTTTAGCCGAACTTCCTTTTTCTGTTTGGCTTGATCAAATCAGCCTCATGGATCGCCTTCACAATAAATGGACTTTTAGCCAATGGAAGGAAAGCCCCTTTTGTTTTCCCCAAACCCTATTGATGAAAGACTTTGAGAATTGGGAAAATAGTAAAGAGTATGTGTTTAAACCTAAATATTCTCGTTTTGGAGAGCAAACCCTGATCAATCTCTCTGAAATGAAAGTGAAAGCTAAGCTAAAGCAAGCCAAAGACTGGATTGTGCAGGAGAAAATTGAAGGAGAAGAAATTTGCGTCTATTCTCTCTGGAAAAATGGAAAACTTCTGGCTTTTAGCATCTACAAATTGGCATGCAGACATAAAGGAGGAGCAGCTTTACTATTCCAGCCGCTTTGGAAGCAGAAAGTTTATGAAGCCGTGAGAAGTTTTGGAGAAAGTCTGAATTTCAGCGGTCAGCTTTCTTTCGACATGATACAGACAAAAGAGAAGATCTATGTGATTGAGTGTAATCCTCGCGCTACAAGCGGTTTACATTTGTTGGCTGATGGGATTGCAGCTGCGATAATAGATGAAGAGCCACACATTCTAACAGATCAGCAGAGGGCTCGCTCTTTAAAAACAGCTATTTTGTTTTCCAATCCATTTTATTTTACCCGGAAAGAAGTCAGAAGAAGCAAAGATGCCGTTTTTTCTTTGGAAGATCCCAAAGCCTTTTTTTTTCAAATATTAGGCTTGCTGGAATTCCTGTACCGGAGCCTTAGGTATAACATAAGTTTTACCCAAAGCATGACCTACGATATAGCTTTTGATGGACTTGGAGATTAA